From the Gramella sp. Hel_I_59 genome, one window contains:
- the accD gene encoding acetyl-CoA carboxylase, carboxyltransferase subunit beta yields the protein MAWFKRTQKGIQTPTEDKKDVPKGLWYKSPTGKIVDAEQLESNFYVSPEDGYHVRIGSNEYFKILFDDNNFKELDKNVTSKDPLNFEDTKKYTERLKAAQEKTGLTDAVRTAVGKSKGKDLVIACMDFKFIGGSMGSVVGEKIARAADYALQNKIPFMIISKSGGARMQEAALSLMQLAKTSVKLAQLANAQIPYISLATDPTTGGTTASFAMLGDINISEPGALIGFAGPRVVKDTTGKDLPKDFQTSEFLKEKGFLDFITHRSELKNKVNLYLDLIQNQPVRK from the coding sequence ATGGCTTGGTTTAAAAGAACACAAAAAGGGATTCAAACTCCTACTGAAGATAAGAAAGATGTCCCTAAAGGCTTGTGGTACAAGTCACCAACCGGGAAGATCGTAGATGCTGAACAATTGGAAAGCAATTTTTATGTAAGTCCGGAAGATGGATACCACGTAAGAATTGGTAGCAATGAGTATTTCAAAATTCTCTTTGATGACAACAATTTCAAGGAACTTGATAAGAATGTTACTTCCAAGGATCCTTTAAATTTTGAGGATACTAAGAAATACACAGAAAGACTTAAAGCTGCGCAGGAAAAGACTGGTTTAACAGATGCAGTACGAACTGCTGTTGGAAAATCTAAAGGAAAAGACCTGGTGATCGCTTGTATGGATTTTAAATTCATTGGTGGATCTATGGGTTCTGTTGTAGGAGAAAAAATTGCTCGAGCAGCAGATTATGCACTACAGAATAAAATTCCGTTTATGATCATCTCCAAATCTGGAGGTGCCAGAATGCAGGAAGCTGCACTATCATTGATGCAACTTGCAAAAACTTCAGTGAAGTTAGCTCAACTTGCCAATGCACAAATTCCTTATATATCCCTTGCTACCGATCCTACAACTGGAGGAACTACGGCGAGTTTCGCTATGTTAGGAGATATTAATATCTCTGAACCAGGAGCTCTAATAGGATTTGCAGGACCAAGAGTTGTAAAGGATACGACCGGTAAAGATCTTCCAAAGGATTTCCAGACTTCAGAATTTCTGAAAGAAAAAGGGTTTTTAGACTTTATCACACATAGATCTGAATTAAAAAATAAGGTGAATTTATACCTTGATCTAATTCAGAATCAACCAGTGAGAAAATAG
- a CDS encoding porin family protein, whose amino-acid sequence MKKFFIIALFLFISNASFAQLFSGESVVNQPNIDNARWSWGYFLGFNSYDFDFDYIDYNPDPVTGQDFRIGTRTGFNVGLVGNLKLHNNLDLRLEPGVNFNTRDFQALKADESTYREISATYVHIPLLLKFNANRLNNFRPFVTGGLSTSINLSSNENNPDDNSAGQFRMKTNTYYYEIGFGIDLYLYYFKLTPSIRGVFAINDELVRDEDPNSIYTGNVDSMSSRAVFINFTFQ is encoded by the coding sequence ATGAAGAAATTTTTTATAATTGCCCTTTTTCTATTCATTTCAAATGCTTCTTTCGCCCAATTATTTTCAGGGGAGAGCGTGGTAAATCAACCTAATATCGACAATGCTCGATGGTCCTGGGGTTATTTTCTAGGCTTTAACAGTTATGATTTTGATTTTGACTATATCGATTATAATCCAGATCCCGTAACAGGTCAGGATTTTAGAATTGGAACTAGAACTGGTTTTAATGTAGGGTTAGTTGGAAATTTAAAATTACACAACAATTTAGATCTTAGGTTAGAGCCTGGCGTCAACTTCAATACTAGAGATTTCCAGGCGCTCAAAGCAGATGAAAGTACCTATAGAGAAATAAGCGCGACGTATGTCCATATTCCATTATTACTGAAATTTAACGCTAACAGGCTGAATAACTTCAGGCCTTTCGTGACCGGTGGTCTTTCTACTTCGATAAATCTAAGTAGCAATGAGAATAATCCTGACGATAATTCTGCTGGACAATTCCGTATGAAAACCAACACATATTATTACGAAATTGGGTTTGGTATAGATCTATATTTATATTACTTCAAACTAACGCCTTCAATTAGAGGAGTATTTGCAATTAATGACGAATTAGTGAGAGATGAAGACCCCAATAGCATATATACGGGCAACGTAGATTCAATGTCCTCAAGGGCAGTTTTTATCAACTTCACTTTCCAATAG
- a CDS encoding BamA/TamA family outer membrane protein: protein MKNEIFANDELVKDSRIKNQLYQKPNTKLLGFPLRLHFYNLARPEIDSILTEKFLENESRRKRLTAILSKKQFDQYIYSKKEFNHWIKRTGEAPVVLNKEQADKSVNRLKSWYWNNGWFNVEADYKVLPIENKDKRAKVEYYVKPGKPYTLDSLTTEIASPALDSLYQSNKTESEIIAGTQYNTLDFNEERDRLSDLFRNNGVYNFDQEYISFDADTVDTNHKLNTTLIIKNERNNIGDSITRTPFKIHTISKVKIFTDYSFANRNMPILDSATYRRYELFSFEDMRYKPEAVTDAVFIRPGMIYRDLDRTRTYNRLNSLRVFKYPNIQYTPDPSDSTNTKLISNIFLSPLPKYSLGFDFDVSQSNIQKFGIGFGGSFLIRNIFGGLENLELSGRGSIASSTDAAASADKDRFFDITEVGADLKLTLPRIFLPIDTERLIKKYMAPFTSMSLGFSSQRNIGLDKQTFSGILNYNWNPSKQLTNSLDLLNIQYVRNLNTENYFNVYRNSFEELNSIAQRSNFNFSTPGSDLQIPEEADGFIDYVINEDRPNTGLENEDYLNTLDIYERKLRLTQNNLIFASSYTYLWNTRESLYDKEFSRFRFKIETAGNVLSALSNVFNYPENDQGNEKVLGVAYSQYVKTELDFIKHWDLGNDQIFAVRAFGGIAIPYGNANDIPITKTFFAGGPNDNRAWQAYDLGPGSSGSILEFNEANLKLAFNGEYRFGIFDQFKGALFVDVGNIWNVLDSRTSEDVVFEQFSDLEELAVGSGFGLRYDFNFFVLRFDIGFKTHDPGQPEGNRWFQEYNFNHAVYNVGINYPF, encoded by the coding sequence GTGAAAAATGAAATTTTCGCTAATGACGAACTAGTCAAAGATTCCAGAATTAAAAATCAGCTTTACCAAAAACCAAATACCAAATTATTGGGTTTTCCGCTTAGACTGCATTTCTACAATTTAGCACGACCTGAAATTGACAGTATCCTCACAGAGAAATTTCTTGAGAACGAATCCAGAAGAAAGCGACTTACAGCAATACTATCCAAAAAACAATTTGATCAATATATATATTCCAAAAAAGAGTTCAACCATTGGATCAAAAGAACTGGAGAAGCACCTGTAGTTCTAAATAAAGAGCAGGCAGATAAATCAGTTAACAGGTTAAAATCCTGGTACTGGAATAATGGATGGTTCAATGTAGAAGCAGATTACAAGGTGTTGCCTATAGAAAATAAAGATAAACGGGCTAAAGTAGAATATTATGTCAAACCTGGAAAGCCTTACACGCTAGACTCGCTTACTACAGAAATTGCTTCGCCAGCCCTGGATAGTCTTTACCAGTCTAACAAAACTGAAAGTGAGATCATAGCCGGTACGCAGTACAACACCCTAGATTTCAACGAGGAAAGAGATAGATTATCAGACCTTTTCAGGAACAATGGAGTGTATAATTTTGACCAGGAATATATAAGTTTTGACGCAGATACTGTGGATACTAACCACAAGTTAAACACTACTCTAATCATAAAGAATGAGCGGAATAATATAGGAGACAGTATCACCCGAACTCCCTTCAAGATCCATACGATAAGTAAAGTAAAGATCTTTACAGATTATAGTTTCGCTAATAGAAATATGCCGATTCTGGACAGTGCAACTTATCGGCGGTATGAGCTATTTAGTTTTGAAGACATGCGTTATAAGCCAGAAGCTGTTACCGATGCTGTTTTCATTAGACCCGGTATGATTTATCGTGATCTTGACCGAACAAGAACCTATAATAGACTAAATTCACTGCGAGTTTTTAAGTATCCCAATATTCAGTATACTCCAGATCCTTCAGATAGCACAAACACTAAACTGATCTCTAATATATTTCTAAGTCCGCTTCCAAAGTATTCGCTTGGATTCGATTTTGATGTTTCACAAAGTAATATTCAGAAATTCGGAATTGGATTCGGAGGATCATTTCTGATCAGAAATATTTTTGGCGGACTGGAGAACCTGGAATTATCTGGTCGCGGTAGTATTGCTTCTTCTACAGATGCGGCAGCAAGTGCAGATAAAGACCGTTTTTTCGATATTACTGAAGTTGGTGCCGATCTAAAATTGACCCTTCCGAGGATATTTTTACCTATAGATACTGAAAGGCTTATTAAGAAATACATGGCACCTTTTACCAGTATGAGTCTTGGATTTAGCTCCCAGAGAAATATTGGCTTGGATAAGCAAACATTTTCAGGAATTTTGAATTATAACTGGAACCCCTCCAAACAGCTTACCAACAGCCTCGATTTACTCAATATCCAATACGTTAGAAATTTAAATACTGAAAACTACTTCAATGTTTATCGGAATTCATTTGAAGAATTAAATTCTATTGCACAGCGAAGTAATTTTAACTTCAGCACTCCGGGAAGTGATTTGCAAATTCCTGAAGAAGCCGATGGATTTATAGATTATGTCATCAACGAAGACAGACCCAATACTGGTTTGGAGAATGAAGACTACCTGAACACACTGGACATTTACGAACGTAAGCTGAGACTTACTCAAAACAACCTGATCTTCGCTTCCAGTTATACTTATTTATGGAACACACGGGAAAGCCTTTACGATAAGGAATTCTCGCGTTTTAGATTCAAAATTGAAACCGCTGGAAATGTGTTATCAGCTCTATCTAATGTTTTCAATTACCCTGAAAATGATCAGGGAAATGAGAAAGTTTTAGGAGTGGCATATTCACAATATGTCAAAACTGAATTGGATTTCATCAAACACTGGGATCTTGGGAACGATCAAATATTTGCTGTTCGTGCTTTTGGAGGAATTGCCATACCTTATGGTAATGCAAATGATATTCCAATCACCAAAACATTCTTTGCTGGTGGACCCAATGACAATCGTGCATGGCAGGCGTATGATCTTGGTCCAGGTAGTAGCGGAAGTATTTTAGAGTTTAATGAAGCAAACCTGAAACTTGCATTCAACGGAGAATATCGCTTCGGAATATTTGATCAGTTTAAGGGTGCTTTATTCGTAGATGTGGGAAATATCTGGAACGTTCTTGATTCCAGAACTTCAGAAGATGTAGTTTTCGAGCAGTTTTCAGATCTTGAAGAATTAGCTGTTGGTAGTGGATTTGGTCTTAGGTATGACTTTAACTTTTTTGTCTTAAGATTTGATATAGGCTTCAAAACTCATGATCCGGGACAACCTGAAGGAAATCGATGGTTTCAGGAGTATAATTTTAACCATGCTGTTTATAACGTAGGAATCAATTATCCTTTCTAA
- a CDS encoding RNA methyltransferase: MVSKSQIKLIKSLSQKKHRLREKLFIVEGIKGIKEFLRSDFELYALFGTRNLEEVNERDFFAANSTDLAKISSLTTAPDYLAVFRMREDLPVAENGLKVVLDGVRDPGNLGTIIRLCDWFGITDLICSRDTVDCFNSKVVQASMGSLSRVNIVYTDLYEFISEKQSFPIYGTLLEGSDIYQSELKSESFVIFGNEANGISSEIHNLVNQKISIPQYGKEQNTESLNVATATAITLAEFRRQESIGK; the protein is encoded by the coding sequence ATGGTAAGCAAAAGCCAGATTAAGTTAATAAAAAGTCTTTCTCAAAAAAAGCACAGGCTTCGTGAAAAGCTATTCATTGTTGAAGGAATTAAAGGGATAAAAGAGTTTTTGAGATCTGATTTTGAGCTATATGCTTTGTTTGGAACCCGGAATTTAGAAGAGGTTAATGAGCGAGATTTCTTTGCGGCGAACTCAACCGATCTAGCCAAGATAAGCTCCCTGACTACTGCTCCAGATTATCTTGCAGTTTTCAGAATGCGAGAAGATTTACCGGTAGCAGAAAATGGATTGAAGGTAGTTTTGGATGGAGTTCGAGACCCTGGAAATCTTGGGACCATCATCAGGCTTTGCGATTGGTTCGGGATCACAGATCTTATATGTTCCAGAGATACAGTAGACTGTTTTAATTCCAAAGTAGTACAGGCCAGTATGGGTTCTCTGTCCCGTGTAAATATTGTGTATACAGACTTATATGAATTCATTTCTGAAAAACAATCTTTCCCCATATATGGAACACTTTTAGAAGGTTCCGATATTTACCAAAGTGAGTTAAAATCAGAAAGTTTTGTCATCTTCGGAAATGAGGCAAATGGCATTTCTTCTGAAATTCACAATTTAGTGAATCAGAAGATAAGCATTCCCCAATATGGTAAGGAGCAAAATACTGAAAGTCTCAATGTGGCAACGGCAACGGCTATTACCCTCGCAGAATTCCGAAGACAGGAGTCTATTGGAAAGTGA
- a CDS encoding cation transporter yields MKYLVLLIFMIGSTSMFAQDRNAKASFQVDGVCMMCKDRIEKAGITSKGVKFADWNLETQELQLIFNENKTDLKTIQGNILEAGHDLDHLKATDEAYAKLDDCCKYRDPEVREDHVSGKID; encoded by the coding sequence ATGAAATACTTAGTATTATTAATTTTTATGATAGGTTCTACCAGCATGTTTGCTCAGGATCGCAATGCAAAGGCGTCATTTCAAGTGGATGGTGTTTGTATGATGTGCAAGGATAGAATCGAGAAAGCAGGTATAACATCGAAGGGTGTCAAATTTGCCGATTGGAACTTAGAAACTCAGGAATTACAGTTGATCTTCAATGAAAATAAAACAGATCTTAAAACGATTCAAGGTAATATATTAGAGGCTGGTCATGACCTTGATCACTTGAAAGCTACAGATGAAGCTTATGCTAAGCTTGATGATTGTTGCAAGTATCGTGATCCAGAAGTTAGAGAAGATCATGTTTCAGGAAAGATCGATTAA
- the ubiE gene encoding bifunctional demethylmenaquinone methyltransferase/2-methoxy-6-polyprenyl-1,4-benzoquinol methylase UbiE, whose translation MSKKVTPYKDSQLTKKKQVEQMFDNISDNYDGLNRVISMGTDVSWRKKVVAAVAATNPDSILDIATGTGDLAIQMANTGANRIVGLDLSDGMLSVGRKKIAAKELDVEIEMIQGDSESLPFDADSFDAITVAFGVRNFENLELGLSEIFRVLKPGGIFVVLETSVPTKFPFKQGYKVYSSMILPAIGKLFSKDKDAYSYLSESAASFPYGKEFNNILSKTGFTNVRDLPQTLGVSTIYIASK comes from the coding sequence ATGAGTAAGAAAGTTACTCCATACAAAGACTCGCAGCTCACCAAGAAAAAGCAGGTAGAACAGATGTTCGACAATATATCTGACAACTATGATGGGCTAAACAGGGTTATTTCTATGGGAACCGATGTAAGCTGGCGAAAGAAGGTTGTTGCTGCAGTTGCTGCAACTAATCCTGATAGTATTCTTGATATTGCTACTGGAACTGGCGATCTGGCCATTCAAATGGCTAATACCGGAGCGAACAGAATCGTTGGTCTTGATCTATCTGACGGAATGTTAAGTGTAGGTCGAAAAAAGATAGCCGCTAAAGAGTTGGATGTTGAAATCGAAATGATTCAGGGAGATTCTGAAAGTTTACCGTTTGATGCTGATAGTTTTGATGCGATTACTGTTGCCTTTGGGGTTCGAAATTTTGAAAACCTGGAACTCGGCCTTTCAGAAATATTTCGTGTGTTGAAGCCTGGTGGTATTTTCGTGGTTCTGGAAACTTCAGTTCCAACAAAATTCCCTTTTAAACAAGGGTATAAGGTATATTCCTCCATGATATTACCGGCTATAGGAAAGTTATTTTCAAAGGACAAGGATGCCTACTCCTACCTAAGCGAAAGTGCTGCAAGTTTTCCTTATGGCAAGGAGTTCAACAATATTTTATCGAAAACCGGGTTTACTAATGTGAGAGACTTACCTCAAACCCTGGGAGTCTCCACTATATACATTGCTTCAAAGTAG
- the trkA gene encoding Trk system potassium transporter TrkA, producing MKIIIAGAGEVGFHLAKLLSFESQDITLIDPNRDNLAYADTHLDIRTIKGDASSIRILKDAQVKHTDMVISVTSSEATNITVCVLAKQLGAKRTIARISNTEYLENQGELGFTRFGIDELISPEALASREIELLLNQSAFNDSYEFEEGALTMIGVSLSRTATFVGKTVKEAAKIFPELNFVPIAIQRFGTQYTLIPRGDTQFKEGDQVYFITLKNGVEELYKLTGKVRQDIKNIMVLGGSKIGRKTAQDLCRNNFHVKLVEKDREKAYELADELPNVLIINGDGRNVELLEEENIHDMDAFIAVTGNSETNIMSCLVAKSKSVKKTISLVENMDYFQLSHSIGIDTLINKKLLAANNIFRYVRKGEVVAMTKLNNMNAELLEFIVKPNSQVSNKKIKDLDFPRSAIIGGIIRDGKGLIALGDFLIKPGDRIVVCCLPRSINKVEKLFL from the coding sequence ATGAAAATAATTATCGCCGGCGCAGGTGAAGTAGGATTTCATTTAGCTAAATTACTCTCCTTTGAATCTCAGGATATTACGCTAATTGACCCAAACAGAGATAATCTTGCTTATGCTGATACTCATCTGGATATTAGGACCATTAAAGGCGATGCCAGCTCCATCAGAATATTGAAGGATGCGCAGGTGAAACATACAGACATGGTAATTAGTGTTACCTCAAGTGAGGCTACTAATATTACGGTATGTGTACTGGCCAAGCAGCTTGGAGCAAAAAGGACGATCGCAAGAATTTCTAATACCGAATATCTCGAAAATCAGGGGGAACTGGGATTCACCCGTTTCGGGATAGATGAACTTATTTCTCCGGAAGCCCTTGCATCGCGTGAAATCGAATTGCTGCTGAATCAGTCGGCGTTCAATGATAGCTACGAATTTGAGGAGGGTGCACTAACCATGATTGGTGTGAGTTTGTCCAGAACCGCGACCTTTGTGGGAAAGACAGTAAAGGAAGCAGCCAAAATCTTTCCAGAATTAAATTTTGTTCCAATTGCAATTCAGAGATTTGGAACTCAATACACGTTGATACCTAGAGGAGATACCCAATTTAAAGAAGGTGATCAGGTTTATTTTATTACCTTAAAAAATGGTGTAGAGGAGTTATACAAACTTACCGGAAAAGTCAGGCAGGATATTAAGAATATAATGGTTCTTGGAGGTAGTAAGATTGGTAGAAAAACTGCACAGGATCTTTGTCGTAACAATTTTCACGTTAAGTTGGTAGAGAAAGATCGTGAAAAGGCATATGAACTGGCAGATGAACTTCCAAATGTTTTGATTATCAACGGCGATGGTCGCAATGTTGAATTACTGGAGGAAGAAAACATTCATGATATGGATGCTTTTATTGCTGTAACGGGGAATTCAGAGACTAATATCATGTCCTGCCTTGTAGCTAAATCGAAGAGTGTTAAGAAAACCATCTCTTTGGTCGAGAATATGGATTATTTTCAACTAAGTCACTCTATTGGTATTGATACACTAATTAATAAAAAACTACTGGCGGCAAATAATATTTTCCGTTATGTAAGAAAAGGTGAGGTCGTAGCGATGACCAAGCTGAATAATATGAATGCCGAGCTTCTGGAGTTTATCGTAAAACCAAATTCTCAGGTTTCAAATAAAAAGATCAAGGATTTGGATTTCCCGCGTTCAGCAATTATCGGTGGAATTATTCGCGATGGCAAAGGTTTGATCGCTTTAGGTGACTTTCTAATCAAACCCGGAGACAGAATTGTGGTTTGTTGTTTACCACGATCTATTAACAAAGTAGAAAAACTTTTCCTCTAA
- the fbaA gene encoding class II fructose-bisphosphate aldolase codes for MSHNIKPGVATGKEVQEIFNYAKEKGFALPAVNVIGSSSVNAVLETAAELNSPVIIQFSNGGAQFNAGKGLSNEGEQAAIAGGVAGAKHVHEMAKLYGVPVIMHTDHCAKKLLPWIDGLLDASEKHYEQFGKPLYSSHMIDLSEEPLEENMEICKKYLERMSKMGMTLEIELGITGGEEDGVDNSDVDASKLYTQPEEVAYAYEELSKVSDQFTIAAAFGNVHGVYKPGNVKLTPKILKNSQAYITKKYNVEENHIDFVFHGGSGSTVEEIREAIGYGVIKMNIDTDLQYAYLEGIRDYMGSKKDYLATQIGNPDGDDVPNKKYYDPRKWVREGELTFKTRLKKAFEDLNNVNTL; via the coding sequence ATGAGTCACAATATCAAACCGGGCGTTGCCACTGGAAAAGAAGTTCAGGAGATTTTCAATTATGCAAAAGAGAAAGGCTTTGCCCTTCCTGCTGTAAACGTAATTGGTTCAAGTAGTGTGAATGCTGTTCTGGAAACGGCTGCTGAATTAAATTCCCCTGTAATTATCCAATTTTCTAATGGTGGTGCGCAATTTAACGCTGGTAAAGGATTGTCGAATGAAGGAGAACAGGCTGCAATTGCCGGTGGAGTTGCTGGTGCCAAGCATGTGCACGAAATGGCAAAACTTTACGGAGTACCAGTGATAATGCATACAGATCACTGTGCTAAAAAATTGCTTCCGTGGATCGACGGACTTTTAGATGCTAGTGAAAAACACTACGAACAATTTGGCAAACCTCTATATAGTTCTCACATGATAGATCTTTCCGAAGAACCTTTGGAAGAGAATATGGAGATCTGTAAAAAATATCTTGAGAGAATGTCCAAAATGGGAATGACTCTGGAGATCGAACTTGGAATTACAGGTGGTGAGGAAGATGGAGTAGACAACTCTGATGTTGATGCTTCCAAACTTTATACTCAACCAGAAGAAGTTGCATATGCATATGAAGAATTAAGCAAAGTGAGTGATCAATTCACTATTGCTGCAGCTTTCGGAAATGTGCACGGTGTTTACAAACCAGGAAATGTTAAGTTGACTCCAAAGATCCTGAAGAATTCTCAGGCATATATCACGAAAAAATATAACGTAGAAGAAAATCATATTGATTTCGTTTTCCATGGTGGAAGTGGTTCTACAGTAGAAGAAATTCGTGAAGCTATTGGATATGGCGTTATCAAAATGAATATTGATACCGATCTTCAATATGCATACCTGGAAGGAATTCGTGATTACATGGGATCTAAAAAGGATTACCTGGCTACACAAATTGGAAATCCTGATGGGGACGATGTACCTAACAAGAAATATTACGATCCACGTAAATGGGTTAGAGAGGGTGAATTAACTTTCAAGACTCGTTTAAAGAAAGCTTTTGAGGACCTTAATAACGTAAATACTTTATAA
- a CDS encoding TonB-dependent receptor, giving the protein MKIIQSLILLLLPAVIFSQDTFSGRVQELGTEMPVPGANVYWLNTEVGTITDFNGEFSIPYKKEYNKLIISFMGYKSDTLSIKNNRDNFIHELSPSANLDEVDLVSRKKATSRSYLESTNVMNISSDELLKAACCNLSESFETNPSIDVNFADAISGTRQIKMLGLTSPYILIATENIPSVRGAAQAYGLSFTPGTWVESIQITKGAGSVVNGYESIAGQINAELQKPANSDKLFVNLYGASSKRLELNTHYNTQLNKKWSTGIFVHGNSQQEEHDVNNDNFLDMPLYNQINLMNRWQYIDNENGIVAFMNFRYLNDEKQTGELDFDPDTDKLTTNAWGSEINTQRYEFSGKLGYVNPELPWQSIGMQLAVSNHQQDSYFGLRVYDIEHNSIYSNIIYNSIISDSRHKIKTGLDFTQDSYDELVEDTDYVRKDNSVGGFFEYNFDDMDKLNLTAGVRADYHNRLGFFLTPRVHARYRPWAKSALRASFGRGKRAANIFAENQNLFASSREINIQRSSSGDIYGLDPEIAWNYGISYMQGFNIFSRKAELIFDYYRTDFQNQVVVDWENPQEISFYNLKGESYANSFQAELSYNPAERLDLRMAYKFYDVKTKYQTGTKIKPLIPEHRVFANLSYETRIKNNSQWKFDATYNWLGEQRFPSTATNPEEFQVGEYSPSLSTLNAQITRVFSGRFEVYIGGENITNVRQDRPILAAEDPFGDYFDSTLVYGPVFGNLYYAGFRFKLN; this is encoded by the coding sequence ATGAAAATCATACAATCTCTCATTTTATTACTACTCCCTGCGGTAATCTTTTCACAGGATACTTTCAGTGGTAGAGTACAGGAACTGGGAACAGAAATGCCTGTTCCTGGAGCAAATGTCTACTGGCTAAATACCGAAGTTGGAACCATAACCGACTTCAACGGTGAATTTTCAATTCCGTATAAAAAGGAATACAATAAGCTGATCATTAGTTTTATGGGCTATAAATCAGATACTCTTAGTATAAAGAACAATCGGGATAATTTTATTCATGAACTAAGTCCTTCAGCAAACCTTGATGAAGTAGACCTGGTTTCTCGTAAAAAAGCTACTTCAAGATCTTATCTGGAGTCTACGAATGTCATGAATATTAGCAGTGATGAACTTTTAAAAGCAGCCTGTTGTAACCTTTCCGAAAGTTTTGAAACCAATCCTTCCATAGACGTCAATTTTGCTGATGCTATTTCGGGAACCCGGCAAATAAAGATGCTTGGATTAACCAGTCCTTATATATTGATCGCTACTGAAAATATTCCATCGGTTAGAGGAGCCGCTCAGGCTTACGGACTTTCCTTCACGCCGGGAACATGGGTGGAGAGTATTCAGATTACTAAAGGAGCGGGTAGTGTGGTTAATGGTTATGAAAGTATTGCCGGCCAGATCAACGCTGAACTTCAGAAACCTGCAAATTCAGATAAACTATTTGTAAACCTTTATGGTGCCAGCAGTAAGCGCCTGGAACTTAACACTCATTATAATACTCAACTGAATAAGAAGTGGAGTACAGGAATCTTTGTTCACGGAAACTCGCAACAGGAAGAGCATGATGTTAATAACGATAACTTCCTGGATATGCCCTTGTATAATCAGATCAATTTGATGAATCGCTGGCAATATATTGACAACGAGAACGGGATCGTGGCATTTATGAATTTCCGCTATCTTAATGATGAAAAGCAAACCGGAGAGCTCGATTTCGATCCTGATACAGATAAATTAACCACAAATGCCTGGGGAAGTGAGATTAATACGCAACGTTATGAGTTTTCAGGAAAACTAGGATATGTAAATCCAGAACTTCCGTGGCAGAGTATTGGAATGCAATTAGCGGTGAGCAATCATCAGCAGGATTCCTATTTTGGTCTAAGAGTTTATGATATAGAGCATAATAGTATTTATTCTAATATCATTTATAATAGTATTATAAGTGACTCCAGACACAAGATCAAGACTGGTCTTGATTTTACTCAGGATTCTTATGATGAGCTAGTAGAAGATACAGATTACGTTCGTAAAGATAATTCTGTAGGTGGTTTTTTCGAATATAACTTTGACGATATGGACAAGCTAAATCTTACCGCAGGAGTGCGTGCAGATTATCATAATCGGCTTGGTTTCTTTCTAACTCCAAGAGTTCATGCGAGGTATCGACCTTGGGCAAAATCGGCGTTGAGAGCATCATTTGGTCGTGGCAAACGTGCTGCCAATATTTTTGCTGAAAATCAAAATCTATTCGCGTCTTCCCGGGAGATCAATATTCAAAGAAGTTCTAGTGGAGATATTTATGGTTTGGATCCTGAGATCGCCTGGAATTACGGAATTTCATATATGCAGGGTTTCAACATTTTCAGTAGAAAAGCAGAGCTGATTTTTGATTATTATCGTACGGACTTTCAGAACCAGGTGGTAGTTGACTGGGAAAACCCACAGGAAATAAGTTTTTATAACCTGAAAGGGGAAAGCTATGCTAACAGTTTTCAGGCTGAATTAAGCTATAATCCTGCAGAGCGCCTCGATCTAAGAATGGCATATAAATTTTACGATGTAAAAACTAAGTACCAGACTGGAACTAAGATCAAGCCCCTTATTCCAGAACATAGAGTCTTTGCGAATCTTTCCTATGAAACTAGAATAAAAAATAATAGTCAGTGGAAGTTTGACGCTACCTATAATTGGCTCGGGGAACAAAGATTTCCGTCTACAGCCACAAATCCGGAGGAGTTCCAGGTAGGAGAATATTCGCCATCATTAAGTACACTAAACGCACAAATAACCAGGGTTTTTTCAGGTAGATTCGAGGTTTATATTGGAGGAGAAAACATTACGAATGTTAGACAGGATCGACCAATTCTTGCTGCGGAAGATCCCTTTGGAGATTATTTTGACTCAACCCTCGTTTATGGTCCCGTTTTTGGTAATTTATACTACGCAGGATTTAGATTTAAATTGAATTAA